The Myxococcus xanthus genome contains the following window.
TGTAGTTGCCCATGCCGAAGCCGACGGTGGACAGGGTGATGCCCTTCGCCGCGCGCGCACGGATGCGCTCCCAGATGCTGTTGGCATCCGTGAGCCCGGTGTTGGCCACGCCGTCCGAGCAGAGGATGACGCGGTTGATGCCGCCCTCCACGAGGTGGGAGGCCGCGAGCGAATAGCCCATCTCCAGGCCCGCCTGGGCGTTGGTGGAGCCCTCGGTGTGCAGGCTGTCGATGGCTGCGCGGATGATGTGTGCGTGCACGGCGCTGGTGGGCTCCAGCACCAGGCGCGCGGTGGAGCCGTACACGACGATGGAGACCTGGTCGCGCTCATCCAGCTCGTTCACGAGCAGGTGCAGTGCGCGCTTCACCAGGCCCAGCCGGTTCTCCAGGTTCATGGAGCCGGACACGTCGATGACGAAGACGAGGTGGCTCGGCTTGCGCTGCGGGCGGCTGACCTCCCGCGCTTTCACGCCGACGTGGACCACGTGGTAGCCCTTGCGAACGGGAGACGGGAAGCCTTCGACCTGGACGCTGAAGGGCGCGCTGCCCTGGTGCGCGTAGCCGTAGTCGAAGGTGTTGACGAACTCCTCCACCCGGACGGCCTGCTCGTTGGGAAGGCTGCCGCGCTCCAGGTAGGCCCGCGTCAGCGTGTACGACGCGGAATCCGTGTCGACGGAGAAGGTGGAGAAGCGCTCCTCCTCCGTGTTGATGGTGGGATTGACGCCGTACCCCTGGAAGTACATGTGGAAGGGGGAGACCGGCGCGGGCGCCACTGCGGGTGCAGGAGGCTCGACGTCCCTGCCGACGAACCGAGGCGCGCTCTGAGGCTTCGGGGGGCCCGGACGGCCCAGTGGCTGCGAGGGCAGGGTGGACGCCGGTGGACCGTTGAGGGACACACCGTGGGGGCGGCTCATCGCGTTGGGGGGCTCGTAGACGCGGGTCGCGCCAGTCCGGCCGCCCGGACGGGCGACGGCGATGCGCTTGATGAACTCCTGATCCACGTTCACGCCCATGGTCGTGGAGCCCACGTCGATGGTCGGTGGAGCGCCGACGACACCTACCAGCTCCGCGGGTAGAGCTGAGAGGAGTTCCACGTCGACCCGGATGGTCCGGTCGAGACGCAGTTGGATGGCCGAGCGTGTGTAGGGCTTGAACCCTTCCTTCTCGAACGTGAGCGTGTACTCACCCGGTGGGAGCTGCGGGATGCGGTAGCTCCCT
Protein-coding sequences here:
- a CDS encoding YfbK domain-containing protein, whose protein sequence is MHSVARSVLCVFLLLFAHPSRAQPDAGGHPNTSTIIGTVRNAYRRVPVANAVVTASSPNLQGELRVSTNAQGSYRIPQLPPGEYTLTFEKEGFKPYTRSAIQLRLDRTIRVDVELLSALPAELVGVVGAPPTIDVGSTTMGVNVDQEFIKRIAVARPGGRTGATRVYEPPNAMSRPHGVSLNGPPASTLPSQPLGRPGPPKPQSAPRFVGRDVEPPAPAVAPAPVSPFHMYFQGYGVNPTINTEEERFSTFSVDTDSASYTLTRAYLERGSLPNEQAVRVEEFVNTFDYGYAHQGSAPFSVQVEGFPSPVRKGYHVVHVGVKAREVSRPQRKPSHLVFVIDVSGSMNLENRLGLVKRALHLLVNELDERDQVSIVVYGSTARLVLEPTSAVHAHIIRAAIDSLHTEGSTNAQAGLEMGYSLAASHLVEGGINRVILCSDGVANTGLTDANSIWERIRARAAKGITLSTVGFGMGNYNDVLMERLSQVGEGNYAYVDRIEEAHRIFVRDLTGTLQVVAKDVKLQMEFDPKAVSHYRLLGYENRMLTKEQFADDRVDAGEIGAGHAVTALYEVKLTEPSASFGTLRIRYKAPEGGDSKLIEKPLPSSVLRPAYGRAAPPTRLSYVAAAFAEKLRGSYWVRPLTYDALFSFWEEIGQPLKARDDVAELGALIQKARALDHREDRFEAFAPVSTMDFDRVPTLP